The proteins below come from a single Holdemania massiliensis genomic window:
- a CDS encoding rhamnulokinase, whose translation MEPCVLAIDLGASSGRVIAALTEGKTLRCHEIHRFANEPVRCCGSLYWDVLYLFNQIKKGLTLAGQHYEVKSLAIDTWGVDFGLLDKSGRLIENPVCYRDERTRGILTELSSVLSMPELFAQTGNTPDEINTLMQLTALKKQRPEMLERAHRLLFMPDLIGYFLTGRQACEFTIASTSQCLNPQRTGIHEALLQRLGLRPQLFVPLRYPGEVLGSLKAEIAEECGLGQVDVVLCGAHDTASAIYALPTEDPHPLFLSCGTWAILGQILDQPVITEASAKLGVSNEGSPGGKTRLVRNCTGLWIIQQCKAQLERQGMPFSYDEIEAMMDQAQSYEGLIDTQAATFREWGQTIERIHDALKATGQPLPKTPGELFWCVYQSLAVQMKLAFDELEALTQQPSDTLYMVGGGCQSATLRQKIADAIGKRVVAGPVEATALGNIAVQLIREGLVSDHAAITELIQNSEKIITTLPEKSMEAQIQRLKQIQAQMRDYT comes from the coding sequence ATGGAACCTTGCGTACTTGCGATTGATTTAGGCGCCAGCAGCGGCCGCGTGATCGCCGCCCTGACCGAGGGAAAGACGCTGCGCTGTCATGAAATTCATCGTTTTGCCAACGAGCCAGTGCGCTGCTGCGGTTCGTTGTATTGGGATGTTTTATACTTATTCAACCAGATCAAAAAAGGTCTTACGCTGGCGGGGCAGCATTATGAGGTAAAATCGCTGGCGATCGATACGTGGGGCGTGGATTTCGGATTGCTGGACAAAAGCGGAAGGCTGATCGAGAACCCGGTCTGTTATCGGGATGAGCGAACCCGCGGAATTCTTACGGAGCTTTCCTCTGTGCTTTCCATGCCGGAACTGTTTGCCCAGACCGGCAACACTCCGGATGAAATTAATACGCTGATGCAGCTGACAGCGCTTAAAAAACAACGGCCCGAAATGCTGGAGCGGGCGCACCGATTATTATTTATGCCGGATCTGATCGGTTATTTCCTAACCGGCAGACAGGCCTGTGAGTTTACGATTGCCTCCACTTCGCAATGTCTTAATCCCCAACGCACCGGAATCCATGAAGCGCTGCTTCAACGCTTAGGCCTGCGTCCGCAGCTGTTTGTACCACTGCGCTATCCTGGCGAAGTGCTGGGTTCCTTAAAAGCGGAAATTGCTGAGGAATGTGGTTTGGGACAGGTGGACGTTGTTCTGTGCGGAGCGCATGATACCGCCAGCGCTATTTATGCCCTGCCGACGGAAGATCCGCATCCGTTATTCTTAAGCTGCGGAACCTGGGCGATACTCGGACAGATTCTGGATCAGCCAGTCATCACCGAGGCCAGCGCCAAACTGGGTGTTTCCAACGAAGGCAGTCCTGGCGGCAAGACCCGCCTGGTACGAAACTGTACGGGTCTGTGGATTATCCAGCAATGCAAAGCCCAGCTGGAGCGGCAGGGCATGCCGTTTTCCTACGATGAAATTGAAGCGATGATGGATCAGGCTCAAAGCTATGAAGGTTTGATCGACACCCAGGCCGCGACCTTTCGGGAATGGGGACAGACAATTGAACGGATTCATGATGCTCTGAAAGCAACGGGGCAGCCGCTGCCCAAGACGCCCGGCGAACTGTTCTGGTGCGTCTACCAGAGCCTGGCCGTCCAGATGAAGCTGGCGTTTGACGAGCTGGAAGCCCTGACGCAGCAGCCTTCAGATACGCTGTATATGGTCGGCGGCGGCTGTCAGTCCGCCACCTTGCGGCAGAAGATCGCCGATGCCATCGGCAAGCGGGTGGTTGCCGGGCCGGTGGAAGCGACCGCGCTGGGCAATATCGCCGTACAGCTGATCCGTGAAGGTTTAGTCAGCGATCATGCGGCAATCACGGAACTGATTCAAAACAGTGAAAAAATCATCACGACGCTGCCAGAGAAATCCATGGAAGCGCAGATCCAACGGCTCAAACAAATTCAGGCGCAGATGCGGGATTATACTTAG
- a CDS encoding L-fucose isomerase, protein MELSKCKIGIRPTIDGRWGGIREGLEEQTMGMAKAAKALIEANLTYSDGTPVQVVIADSTIGGGRKAALCADKFSREHVCGTLSVTPCWCYGSETMDLDPTTVKAVWGFNGTERPGAVYLAAVMAAHAQKGLPAFSIYGHDVQDAQDSSIPADVQEKILRFARCAVAVGEMRNKAYVNIGAIAMGIMGSCCDPDFFQKYLGIRAEWVDMSEIIRRVNLEIYDHEEYERAYAWVKANCPEGFDKNVKPYSAEEKEKQWQFVTKMTMIIRDIMLGNDKLNEIGRHEEAIGRNAIAGGFQGQRMWTDYMPNGDFAEAITNSSFNWNGKKEPLILATENDTLNGVAMLFEKLLNHRASIFADVRTYWSPEAVERVVGRKPEVRAANGFIHLINSGAAALDATGCAQDENGQGVMKTWWEMTEADIDACLKATDWCPADLGYFRGGGFSSHFRTHAEMPVTMVRMNLVQGVGPVMQIAEGWTVVLDEDMHKILDQRTDPTWPTTWFVPRLDETNPAFKDVYSVMANWGANHGTFTYGHIGKDLITLASMLRIPVSMHNLKDGDLFRPHSWAAFGTKDLESADYRACAAYGPLYK, encoded by the coding sequence ATGGAATTAAGTAAATGCAAGATTGGTATTCGCCCGACAATCGATGGCCGCTGGGGCGGCATTCGTGAAGGATTGGAAGAGCAGACGATGGGCATGGCCAAAGCGGCCAAAGCTTTGATCGAAGCCAATCTGACGTATTCCGACGGCACACCGGTTCAGGTTGTGATCGCGGATTCAACGATTGGCGGGGGCCGGAAGGCGGCGTTATGCGCGGATAAATTCAGCCGCGAACATGTCTGCGGCACGCTGTCCGTCACCCCTTGCTGGTGCTATGGATCAGAAACCATGGATCTCGATCCAACAACCGTCAAGGCCGTCTGGGGCTTTAACGGCACCGAACGGCCAGGCGCGGTCTATCTGGCTGCCGTCATGGCGGCGCATGCCCAGAAGGGGCTGCCGGCCTTCTCGATTTATGGCCATGATGTGCAGGATGCTCAGGACAGTTCGATTCCCGCTGACGTGCAGGAAAAGATTCTGCGCTTCGCGCGCTGTGCGGTGGCAGTTGGCGAAATGCGCAACAAAGCGTATGTCAACATCGGCGCCATCGCGATGGGCATCATGGGCAGCTGCTGCGACCCAGATTTCTTCCAGAAGTATTTGGGCATCCGGGCTGAATGGGTCGATATGTCGGAAATTATCCGCCGTGTCAATCTGGAAATCTACGATCATGAAGAATATGAACGAGCTTATGCCTGGGTGAAGGCGAATTGCCCGGAGGGGTTTGATAAGAATGTCAAGCCATACAGCGCGGAAGAGAAGGAAAAACAATGGCAGTTTGTGACCAAAATGACAATGATCATCCGCGACATTATGTTAGGCAACGACAAGCTGAACGAAATCGGCCGGCATGAGGAAGCAATCGGACGCAATGCCATCGCCGGCGGCTTCCAGGGTCAGCGGATGTGGACGGATTATATGCCTAACGGTGACTTTGCGGAAGCCATCACCAACTCCTCCTTTAACTGGAATGGCAAAAAGGAACCGTTGATCTTAGCGACGGAAAACGATACGCTCAACGGAGTTGCGATGTTGTTTGAAAAGCTGCTGAACCATCGTGCCAGCATCTTTGCCGATGTGCGGACATACTGGAGTCCGGAAGCGGTGGAACGGGTAGTCGGACGCAAACCGGAAGTCCGGGCTGCGAATGGATTTATCCATCTGATCAACTCCGGGGCGGCGGCGCTGGATGCCACTGGCTGCGCCCAGGATGAAAACGGCCAGGGTGTAATGAAAACCTGGTGGGAAATGACCGAAGCGGATATTGATGCGTGTCTGAAAGCGACTGATTGGTGCCCGGCGGATCTTGGCTATTTCCGCGGCGGCGGCTTCTCCTCCCATTTCAGAACTCATGCGGAAATGCCGGTCACCATGGTACGGATGAATCTGGTTCAGGGTGTAGGCCCTGTTATGCAGATCGCGGAAGGCTGGACTGTGGTATTGGATGAGGATATGCACAAGATTCTCGATCAGCGCACCGATCCGACCTGGCCGACAACCTGGTTTGTTCCGCGCCTGGATGAAACGAATCCAGCCTTTAAAGATGTGTACTCCGTGATGGCCAACTGGGGTGCAAATCACGGTACCTTCACCTATGGTCACATCGGCAAGGATCTGATCACCCTGGCCAGCATGCTGCGAATTCCGGTTTCGATGCATAATTTAAAGGACGGCGATCTGTTCCGTCCGCACAGCTGGGCAGCCTTTGGCACCAAGGATCTGGAGAGTGCAGACTACCGTGCCTGCGCTGCTTATGGCCCGCTGTATAAATAA
- a CDS encoding helix-turn-helix domain-containing protein, with protein sequence MKQSGKTMGMLIASLRKAQGMTQAELAERMQVTDKAVSKWERDLSCPDIQSLPKLAEVLQVSAEELLQGEVLSAAAAGKSVSWLEKINSIVDLVLKAIVVAMGIALIVCSILKTLEPASGFQLTGLGLACAGILFLRQEK encoded by the coding sequence ATGAAACAATCAGGAAAGACGATGGGCATGTTAATCGCCAGTCTGCGCAAAGCTCAGGGAATGACGCAGGCTGAGTTAGCTGAGCGGATGCAGGTCACGGACAAAGCGGTGTCGAAATGGGAACGGGATTTATCCTGTCCGGATATTCAGTCGCTGCCCAAACTGGCAGAAGTGCTGCAGGTGTCCGCAGAGGAGCTGCTGCAGGGAGAGGTGCTGTCTGCCGCAGCAGCCGGAAAGTCTGTTTCATGGCTGGAAAAGATCAATTCCATTGTAGATCTGGTACTCAAGGCCATCGTGGTTGCCATGGGGATTGCGCTGATTGTTTGTTCAATCCTGAAAACCTTGGAACCTGCCAGTGGTTTTCAGCTGACGGGTTTGGGATTAGCCTGTGCTGGAATTTTATTTCTGCGTCAGGAAAAATAA